One region of Maylandia zebra isolate NMK-2024a unplaced genomic scaffold, Mzebra_GT3a scaffold17, whole genome shotgun sequence genomic DNA includes:
- the LOC143416138 gene encoding kelch-like protein 10 isoform X1 — translation MTSARSTVFRELFLDGQVCDSVIRAGDVEFKIHRIILCNCSAYFRDLFCYKPLPSNKVYNFPTVSPKAMSLILEYAYTQSVVVTEDNVLELLAEADHFIVTGIIQACCDFLERKLCVNNCVSIYNLAHLHNCPDLRGKAFLYILHHFEEVGALSLEFLQLSVQQLSDLIENDELNVKQESTVFEAILRWINYSPVERGCDMPALLKQVRLLLIPTEYLVGTVSRNDVVSSSPACMDMVTTAMKMLNESIVERPIPQTRLPSEVLLAVGGPLPSNKIEMYNVRADYWVPLSLTPYRGFYGYAYLNGCVYCIGGFDFTSFSSHVRRFSLTSQTWTEVGPMHEERGFLSVATLNGCIYAMGGCQYQKTLKNAERYEPDTNQWTMIASMHKPRAEAGAATLHGKVYICGGLTEDEPLSCAESYNPDTNQWTLITPMETGRTGGAVVAYNNEIFVVGGFNGITQLRSVIAYDPRTRRWRNVAPMLHPRQNFGIAVLEDQLYVVGGYHNGGLFCNLECYDEKTNRWYIVSDKGMTQGAVSCCVLKRHPDLTAYLP, via the exons ATGACCAGCGCCCGTAGTACCGTCTTTAGGGAGCTTTTTCTGGATGGACAGGTTTGTGACTCTGTGATCCGAGCTGGAGATGTTGAGTTTAAAATTCACAGGATCATCCTCTGTAACTGCAGTGCATACTTCAG GGATCTCTTCTGCTACAAACCACTACCATCAAACAAGGTCTACAACTTCCCCACTGTGTCTCCAAAAGCAATGAGCCTCATTTTGGAATATGCCTATACCCAATCTGTTGTGGTGACGGAGGACAATGTACTGGAGCTGTTGGCGGAAGCAGACCACTTTATCGTGACTGGCATCATTCAAGCCTGCTGCGACTTCCTGGAGAGGAAGCTTTGTGTAAATAACTGCGTCAGTATCTACAATCTGGCACACTTACACAACTGTCCTGACCTCAGGGGAAAGGCCTTTCTCTACATCCTCCATCACTTTGAAGAGGTTGGTGCACTCTCCTTGGAGTTCCTTCAGCTCTCTGTGCAGCAACTATCAGATCTTATCGAGAATGATGAGCTCAATGTGAAGCAGGAGAGCACTGTGTTTGAGGCCATTCTCAGATGGATCAACTATTCCCCTGTGGAACGTGGGTGTGACATGCCCGCACTGCTCAAGCAG GTCCGCCTACTATTAATACCCACTGAGTACTTGGTTGGCACTGTGAGCAGAAATGATGTGGTGAGTAGTAGTCCGGCATGCATGGATATGGTAACCACTGCCATGAAGATGCTAAATGAGTCCATTGTGGAGAGACCTATACCCCAAACACGCCTGCCGTCTGAAGTCTTATTGGCCGTTGGTGGTCCTTTACCAAGTAACAAGATTGAGATGTACAATGTCCGAGCTGACTACTGGGTGCCGCTGAGCTTGACACCGTATCGGGGATTCTACGGTTATGCTTACCTCAATGGATGTGTCTATTGCATCGGAGGTTTTGATTTCACAAGCTTTTCAAGTCATGTGAGAAGGTTCAGCCTCACCAGCCAAACCTGGACAGAGGTGGGGCCGATGCATGAAGAGCGGGGCTTTCTCAGTGTGGCCACACTGAATGGCTGCATATATGCTATGGGCGGGTGCCAATACCAAAAGACACTGAAAAATGCAGAACGATATGAGCCTGACACCAACCAGTGGACTATGATTGCATCGATGCACAAGCCCAGGGCAGAAGCTGGTGCTGCAACACTACACGGCAAG GTGTACATTTGTGGTGGTCTTACTGAAGATGAACCTCTGTCATGTGCTGAGTCCTACAACCCTGACACCAACCAGTGGACACTGATCACACCCATGGAAACCGGGAGGACTGGGGGAGCCGTGGTCGCCTACAATAACGAAATCTTTGTA GTTGGTGGCTTTAACGGTATCACTCAGTTGCGTAGTGTCATCGCATATGACCCAAGAACAAGACGCTGGCGCAACGTTGCTCCCATGTTACACCCTCGTCAAAACTTCGGCATTGCAGTGCTGGAGGACCAGCTGTATGTGGTTGGAGGTTACCACAATGGCGGCTTATTCTGCAATCTGGAGTGCTATGATGAAAAGACCAACAGGTGGTACATTGTCAGCGACAAAGGGATGACCCAAGGTGCTGTCAGTTGTTGCGTTCTGAAGCGACACCCCGATCTGACTGCTTATCTTCCATAA
- the LOC143416138 gene encoding kelch-like protein 10 isoform X2, with the protein MSLILEYAYTQSVVVTEDNVLELLAEADHFIVTGIIQACCDFLERKLCVNNCVSIYNLAHLHNCPDLRGKAFLYILHHFEEVGALSLEFLQLSVQQLSDLIENDELNVKQESTVFEAILRWINYSPVERGCDMPALLKQVRLLLIPTEYLVGTVSRNDVVSSSPACMDMVTTAMKMLNESIVERPIPQTRLPSEVLLAVGGPLPSNKIEMYNVRADYWVPLSLTPYRGFYGYAYLNGCVYCIGGFDFTSFSSHVRRFSLTSQTWTEVGPMHEERGFLSVATLNGCIYAMGGCQYQKTLKNAERYEPDTNQWTMIASMHKPRAEAGAATLHGKVYICGGLTEDEPLSCAESYNPDTNQWTLITPMETGRTGGAVVAYNNEIFVVGGFNGITQLRSVIAYDPRTRRWRNVAPMLHPRQNFGIAVLEDQLYVVGGYHNGGLFCNLECYDEKTNRWYIVSDKGMTQGAVSCCVLKRHPDLTAYLP; encoded by the exons ATGAGCCTCATTTTGGAATATGCCTATACCCAATCTGTTGTGGTGACGGAGGACAATGTACTGGAGCTGTTGGCGGAAGCAGACCACTTTATCGTGACTGGCATCATTCAAGCCTGCTGCGACTTCCTGGAGAGGAAGCTTTGTGTAAATAACTGCGTCAGTATCTACAATCTGGCACACTTACACAACTGTCCTGACCTCAGGGGAAAGGCCTTTCTCTACATCCTCCATCACTTTGAAGAGGTTGGTGCACTCTCCTTGGAGTTCCTTCAGCTCTCTGTGCAGCAACTATCAGATCTTATCGAGAATGATGAGCTCAATGTGAAGCAGGAGAGCACTGTGTTTGAGGCCATTCTCAGATGGATCAACTATTCCCCTGTGGAACGTGGGTGTGACATGCCCGCACTGCTCAAGCAG GTCCGCCTACTATTAATACCCACTGAGTACTTGGTTGGCACTGTGAGCAGAAATGATGTGGTGAGTAGTAGTCCGGCATGCATGGATATGGTAACCACTGCCATGAAGATGCTAAATGAGTCCATTGTGGAGAGACCTATACCCCAAACACGCCTGCCGTCTGAAGTCTTATTGGCCGTTGGTGGTCCTTTACCAAGTAACAAGATTGAGATGTACAATGTCCGAGCTGACTACTGGGTGCCGCTGAGCTTGACACCGTATCGGGGATTCTACGGTTATGCTTACCTCAATGGATGTGTCTATTGCATCGGAGGTTTTGATTTCACAAGCTTTTCAAGTCATGTGAGAAGGTTCAGCCTCACCAGCCAAACCTGGACAGAGGTGGGGCCGATGCATGAAGAGCGGGGCTTTCTCAGTGTGGCCACACTGAATGGCTGCATATATGCTATGGGCGGGTGCCAATACCAAAAGACACTGAAAAATGCAGAACGATATGAGCCTGACACCAACCAGTGGACTATGATTGCATCGATGCACAAGCCCAGGGCAGAAGCTGGTGCTGCAACACTACACGGCAAG GTGTACATTTGTGGTGGTCTTACTGAAGATGAACCTCTGTCATGTGCTGAGTCCTACAACCCTGACACCAACCAGTGGACACTGATCACACCCATGGAAACCGGGAGGACTGGGGGAGCCGTGGTCGCCTACAATAACGAAATCTTTGTA GTTGGTGGCTTTAACGGTATCACTCAGTTGCGTAGTGTCATCGCATATGACCCAAGAACAAGACGCTGGCGCAACGTTGCTCCCATGTTACACCCTCGTCAAAACTTCGGCATTGCAGTGCTGGAGGACCAGCTGTATGTGGTTGGAGGTTACCACAATGGCGGCTTATTCTGCAATCTGGAGTGCTATGATGAAAAGACCAACAGGTGGTACATTGTCAGCGACAAAGGGATGACCCAAGGTGCTGTCAGTTGTTGCGTTCTGAAGCGACACCCCGATCTGACTGCTTATCTTCCATAA
- the LOC112432324 gene encoding gonadotropin subunit beta-2-like — protein MEDWVKDPVIKIPFSNVYQHVCTYRDLYYKTFELPACPPGVDPIVTYPVALSCHCGRCAMDTSDCTFESLQPDFCMNDIPFYY, from the exons ATGGAGGACTGGGTCAAG GACCCTGTCATCAAGATACCATTCAGCAATGTGTACCAGCATGTGTGCACATACCGGGACCTGTACTATAAAACATTTGAGCTTCCCGCCTGCCCACCTGGTGTAGACCCGATCGTCACCTACCCTGTGGCTTTGAGTTGCCACTGCGGTCGCTGTGCCATGGACACATCTGACTGCACCTTTGAGAGCCTGCAACCTGACTTCTGCATGAATGACATCCCTTTCTACTACTAA